The proteins below come from a single Roseiflexus sp. RS-1 genomic window:
- a CDS encoding enoyl-CoA hydratase/isomerase family protein, with product MTYENILVAVEGPLTTITINRERVRNALNQATIAEIDAALRAFDDDASQRVAIITGAGDRAFAAGADITEIQALTGADAARRFSEAAHHLGLLMRQMGKPIIAAINGFALGGGLELAMNCDIRIAADSAKFGQPEINLGIIPGWGGTQRLPRLVGAAAARLICMTGDMITAEDALRLGLVERVVPAAMLMEETRALAMKIASKAPLAIAAIKHAINRGLDMPLSEGCMYEAALFGAIAVTDDAKEGTTAFLEKRQATWRGR from the coding sequence ATGACCTATGAGAACATCCTGGTGGCTGTTGAAGGTCCGCTGACGACGATCACGATCAACCGCGAGCGCGTGCGCAACGCGCTCAACCAGGCGACGATCGCCGAGATCGACGCTGCGCTTCGCGCATTTGACGATGATGCATCCCAGCGTGTCGCGATCATCACCGGCGCCGGTGATCGCGCCTTTGCCGCTGGCGCCGATATTACCGAGATCCAGGCCCTCACCGGCGCCGACGCAGCACGACGGTTCAGCGAAGCCGCGCACCACCTCGGTTTGCTTATGCGGCAGATGGGGAAACCGATCATTGCAGCAATCAATGGGTTTGCGCTTGGCGGTGGATTGGAACTCGCTATGAACTGTGACATCCGCATCGCCGCTGATAGCGCGAAATTTGGGCAACCAGAGATCAACCTGGGAATCATTCCTGGATGGGGTGGCACTCAACGCCTGCCGCGCCTGGTTGGAGCGGCAGCCGCGCGCCTGATCTGCATGACCGGCGATATGATCACCGCTGAGGACGCCTTGCGCCTGGGTCTGGTGGAACGGGTCGTGCCAGCGGCGATGTTGATGGAAGAGACACGCGCACTGGCGATGAAGATTGCGTCAAAGGCGCCGCTGGCGATTGCGGCTATCAAGCATGCGATCAATCGTGGTCTGGATATGCCGCTGTCGGAGGGGTGCATGTACGAAGCGGCGCTGTTTGGCGCCATTGCGGTAACTGACGATGCGAAAGAGGGAACGACGGCATTTCTCGAGAAACGCCAGGCGACGTGGCGTGGACGATAA
- a CDS encoding GAF domain-containing protein: MQHTTPIHLTHWLSANRTHLLPRWIAAGDDLFAPERTLSSGNGGSVPVHPDERKIVLTTLYDGLIAAAGGDEKPLDECLSTLRALRSSIGEDDLPRQIMLFQRLRSMARHDLFQETIETGASPTREETFYHLFDALDDLIDRAITMLVERWVNAAHKVLHELNETRLLVESLYRDAEVTDRTTLQVSRLNQLARELSSTLDDREAHLKQICISLAEVLAPVVVDIWLLKPDSTALELAWRHGAELPDTRDMPLDAQNDLVVQTFTQGETIFTTDIPASLQSDWRIANLAVLTAPLVTQRGIAGIIVCQGDDHTLADRSQQEFVRSVASQAAIALENARLYAEVRAFNVKLEARINERTQELRTLNEIALEVNSSLDNDTIMNNSLTRLAQLIGVEHGSIMLLDRETDQLINSAVLGRHGNVGSVRFPLGKGIVGKVAQNRKPLNVPDVTTDPNWEPPPEDDASAKRSGSMIAVPLIAHHELLGVLVLSHEQTGYFRDEHLRLLTAAANQIAIGIYNAQMYQQVEQQYWRRYEMQQLQEKAVSQSTAILQSLSDGVIVCDQNGAVITVNLAAEKILDRPIDELVTWNLGDLLRRLLGRRVSELPLEDLLAHPWDERARPRTLSTTFQLGPRTISVTLDPVISTKEELLGAVAVFRDRTREVESDRLKTEFIGTVSHELRTPMTSIKGFTQLLVMGNLGPVNETQREFLNIIQSNAERMIAIINDLLDITKIETGSVELEIRPIHVAETLSKVLLDLQTKVHERQQTLTLSLPAGLPLVRADAHRFNQILFNLVSNAVKYTPRGGSITIEAREVTAEAVPEDERDGLRPGRYIQIDVRDTGVGIAPDDVPRIWERFYRTENPLKVEAGGTGLGLSLVKPLVRLLGGRIWVESRINVGSTFSFVLPAA; encoded by the coding sequence ATGCAGCATACAACGCCGATCCATCTGACCCACTGGTTGAGCGCCAACCGCACGCACCTCCTGCCGCGCTGGATCGCTGCGGGTGATGATCTCTTCGCACCTGAGCGCACCTTATCGTCAGGAAATGGTGGGAGTGTTCCTGTTCACCCCGATGAGCGCAAGATCGTTCTGACGACGCTGTACGATGGTCTGATTGCCGCCGCAGGCGGTGATGAGAAGCCGCTCGATGAGTGCCTGAGCACGCTACGGGCGCTGCGAAGCAGCATCGGCGAAGACGACCTGCCGCGTCAGATTATGCTCTTCCAGCGGCTGCGCAGCATGGCTCGCCACGACCTGTTTCAGGAGACGATCGAAACAGGCGCATCCCCAACGCGAGAAGAAACCTTCTACCACCTGTTTGATGCGCTCGATGATCTGATTGATCGCGCCATCACCATGCTGGTCGAACGATGGGTCAATGCCGCGCACAAAGTGCTGCACGAGCTGAACGAAACCCGTCTGCTGGTCGAAAGCCTGTACCGCGATGCAGAAGTCACTGACCGCACCACCCTGCAGGTATCACGTCTCAACCAACTGGCGCGTGAACTGTCGTCCACCCTCGATGATCGTGAAGCGCACCTGAAACAGATCTGCATCTCTCTGGCGGAAGTGCTTGCCCCGGTGGTCGTCGATATCTGGTTGCTCAAGCCGGATTCCACCGCTCTTGAACTGGCGTGGCGTCACGGCGCCGAACTGCCGGACACCCGCGACATGCCGCTGGATGCGCAGAACGATCTGGTGGTGCAGACATTCACGCAGGGGGAAACGATCTTCACGACCGACATTCCTGCATCGTTGCAGAGCGACTGGCGAATTGCAAACCTTGCGGTTCTGACTGCGCCGCTTGTAACGCAACGCGGTATTGCGGGCATCATCGTCTGTCAGGGAGACGATCACACGCTTGCAGACCGCTCCCAGCAAGAGTTTGTGCGCTCGGTTGCGAGCCAGGCAGCCATTGCGCTGGAGAATGCACGCCTGTATGCCGAAGTGCGCGCCTTCAATGTAAAGCTGGAAGCGCGCATCAACGAGCGTACCCAGGAACTCCGCACGCTCAACGAAATTGCGCTGGAAGTCAACAGTTCGCTCGACAACGATACCATTATGAACAACTCGCTCACCAGGCTGGCACAATTGATCGGTGTCGAGCACGGGTCGATCATGCTGCTTGATCGCGAGACCGATCAGTTGATCAATTCCGCAGTGCTGGGACGGCACGGTAATGTCGGCAGTGTTCGCTTCCCGCTAGGAAAAGGGATCGTTGGCAAGGTGGCGCAGAATCGCAAACCGTTGAACGTGCCGGATGTGACGACAGACCCGAACTGGGAGCCGCCACCCGAAGATGATGCCTCGGCAAAGCGCAGCGGCTCGATGATTGCTGTGCCACTGATCGCCCATCACGAATTGCTCGGCGTGCTCGTGCTGTCCCATGAGCAAACGGGATACTTCCGTGACGAACATCTGCGCCTGTTGACCGCCGCTGCCAATCAGATTGCGATCGGCATCTACAATGCGCAAATGTATCAACAGGTGGAACAGCAATACTGGCGTCGCTACGAGATGCAGCAATTGCAGGAAAAGGCGGTGAGCCAGAGCACGGCTATTCTGCAAAGCCTCTCAGACGGAGTCATTGTGTGTGATCAGAACGGTGCGGTGATCACGGTCAACCTGGCAGCCGAGAAGATCCTCGACCGACCGATCGATGAACTGGTCACGTGGAACCTTGGCGATCTGCTGCGCCGTCTTCTGGGACGGCGCGTCAGTGAGTTGCCGCTGGAAGATCTGCTGGCGCATCCGTGGGACGAGCGCGCTCGACCGCGCACTCTCTCAACGACGTTCCAGCTCGGACCGCGCACGATCAGCGTGACGCTCGATCCGGTGATTTCGACCAAAGAAGAGTTGCTCGGCGCTGTTGCCGTATTTCGTGATCGCACCCGCGAGGTTGAATCGGACCGTCTCAAGACCGAATTCATCGGCACCGTCTCGCACGAACTGCGCACCCCGATGACCTCGATCAAGGGATTCACCCAACTGCTGGTGATGGGCAATCTTGGACCGGTGAACGAGACCCAAAGAGAGTTTCTGAATATCATCCAGTCGAATGCCGAGCGAATGATTGCCATCATCAACGATCTGCTCGACATCACCAAGATCGAAACCGGCAGCGTCGAACTGGAGATTCGCCCGATTCACGTCGCAGAGACGCTGAGCAAAGTCCTGCTCGATCTTCAGACGAAGGTGCACGAACGACAGCAAACGTTGACCCTGAGCCTCCCCGCCGGGTTGCCGCTGGTGCGCGCCGATGCCCACCGGTTCAATCAGATTCTGTTCAACCTGGTATCGAATGCGGTCAAGTATACGCCGCGCGGCGGCTCGATCACCATCGAAGCGCGCGAAGTCACCGCCGAGGCGGTACCTGAAGACGAGCGTGATGGACTGCGCCCTGGACGCTACATCCAGATCGATGTGCGCGATACTGGCGTCGGTATTGCACCTGACGATGTTCCGCGCATCTGGGAGCGATTCTACCGCACTGAAAACCCGCTCAAAGTGGAAGCCGGCGGCACCGGTCTCGGTCTGTCGCTGGTCAAACCGCTCGTCAGGCTTCTCGGCGGGCGTATCTGGGTCGAAAGCCGGATCAATGTGGGGAGCACGTTCAGTTTCGTGCTGCCTGCTGCCTGA
- a CDS encoding SDR family NAD(P)-dependent oxidoreductase encodes MHIAGSSALVTGGASGLGAGVARHLVALGARVTIVDVNHEAGAALAEELGAQAQFVAADVADAEQMRSAVEAAAAVGDLRILVCCAGIATAERTLGKEGPLPLERFTRVIAVNLIGTFNAVRLAAAVMASNTPNDDGERGVVVCTASIAAFEGQIGQAAYSASKAGVAGMTLPLARELARYGIRVVSIAPGTFDTPMLAGLPEAAITALAQQVPFPSRLGRPAEFAALVQHIVENPMLNGTTIRLDGALRMGPR; translated from the coding sequence ATGCACATCGCAGGAAGCAGTGCGCTGGTGACCGGCGGCGCATCAGGGTTGGGCGCAGGTGTGGCGCGTCATCTCGTTGCCCTTGGCGCGCGCGTAACGATTGTGGACGTGAACCACGAAGCGGGTGCGGCGCTGGCGGAGGAACTTGGGGCGCAGGCGCAGTTCGTTGCCGCCGATGTTGCTGATGCTGAACAGATGCGGTCAGCAGTCGAAGCGGCGGCGGCGGTCGGCGACCTGCGGATCCTGGTCTGCTGCGCCGGGATCGCCACAGCGGAGCGCACACTGGGCAAAGAAGGACCGCTGCCGCTTGAACGTTTCACGCGCGTCATTGCCGTCAATCTGATCGGTACGTTCAACGCGGTGCGTCTGGCTGCAGCGGTGATGGCCAGCAACACACCCAACGACGACGGTGAACGGGGCGTTGTGGTGTGCACTGCATCGATTGCAGCATTCGAGGGACAGATCGGGCAGGCGGCATACAGCGCTTCGAAGGCGGGCGTCGCTGGCATGACGCTGCCGCTGGCGCGTGAACTGGCGCGGTACGGCATCCGTGTGGTCAGCATCGCTCCCGGAACCTTCGACACCCCGATGCTGGCAGGGTTGCCGGAGGCGGCGATTACGGCGCTGGCGCAACAGGTTCCTTTCCCTTCGCGTTTGGGCAGACCTGCCGAGTTTGCCGCGCTGGTGCAACACATCGTCGAGAATCCGATGCTGAATGGCACGACGATCCGCCTGGATGGGGCATTGCGCATGGGTCCGCGGTGA
- a CDS encoding anti-sigma regulatory factor, with protein MESVVCPVTREVDVYVAMGRARDMATALGFDDIDRTRIEIAVLELTRNILTHAGSGELAIELVKDGERRGIAIEARDQGPGIADIALALRDGYSTAQTLGAGLPGVQRLMDEFHIESTVGVGTRVRAVKWPGKRTSGPGKVRR; from the coding sequence ATGGAGTCGGTAGTCTGTCCTGTGACGCGCGAAGTCGATGTCTATGTAGCGATGGGGCGGGCGCGTGATATGGCAACCGCCCTGGGATTCGATGACATTGACCGCACACGGATTGAAATTGCCGTTCTGGAACTGACGCGCAACATTTTGACCCATGCGGGCAGTGGAGAACTGGCAATCGAACTGGTCAAAGATGGCGAGCGACGGGGCATCGCCATCGAAGCGCGTGATCAGGGACCCGGTATCGCCGACATCGCACTGGCGTTGCGCGATGGGTACAGCACAGCGCAAACCCTTGGCGCAGGGCTTCCCGGCGTCCAGCGGTTGATGGACGAATTCCATATCGAGTCGACGGTCGGCGTAGGGACGCGCGTGCGCGCGGTGAAGTGGCCCGGCAAGCGCACCAGCGGGCCTGGAAAGGTCCGCCGATGA
- a CDS encoding MFS transporter, giving the protein MSVEIARSAGVAAIDDRREQVGWYFYDWANSAFSTTVVTVFLGPYLTAVTRRAADADGFVYPLGIPIAAGAFFPYMVSLSVLLQVLFLPVLGAIADYTHLKKHLLGVFAYAGAIATMLLYFLDGGNYLFGGILFLIANLSFGASIVFYNAFLPEIASPDRRDAVSSQGWALGYLGGGLLLVANLLLFQNADAFGVSSEHAVRISITSAGMWWAIFTIIPLLALRRRDPIKRIPPGEHYVTIGFKQLWETLRKARNYPQTLLFLGAYLLYNDGIQTVIALASQFGAEELKLEQSTLISAILMVQFVAFVGALAFGRIAGWLGATRAILVSLVIWTSVIIAAYGWVQPGNPTQFYLLAAAIAIVMGGSQAISRSLFSQMIPPGQESEYFSLYEVSERGTSWLGPLVFGLALQFTGSYRVAILLLMVFFIAGIALLLRVDARRAILEAGNVPPAKV; this is encoded by the coding sequence ATGAGCGTCGAGATCGCCCGCAGCGCCGGTGTCGCTGCTATCGATGATCGTCGGGAACAGGTTGGCTGGTATTTCTACGATTGGGCAAACTCCGCCTTTTCGACCACCGTCGTCACCGTTTTCCTTGGTCCGTATTTGACCGCAGTGACGCGCCGCGCCGCCGATGCCGATGGGTTTGTCTACCCGCTGGGCATTCCCATTGCTGCCGGGGCATTCTTCCCCTACATGGTGTCACTCTCGGTCCTGTTGCAGGTGCTCTTTTTGCCGGTGCTTGGCGCAATTGCCGATTACACGCACCTGAAAAAGCATTTGCTGGGGGTGTTCGCCTATGCTGGCGCGATCGCAACGATGCTGCTCTATTTTCTCGATGGCGGGAATTATCTGTTTGGCGGCATCCTGTTCCTGATCGCCAACCTGAGTTTTGGTGCGTCGATTGTGTTTTACAATGCCTTTCTGCCGGAGATCGCCAGCCCCGACCGGCGCGATGCAGTATCGTCCCAGGGATGGGCGCTCGGGTATCTTGGCGGCGGGTTGCTGCTGGTTGCCAATTTGCTGCTGTTCCAGAACGCCGATGCCTTTGGCGTTTCGTCTGAGCACGCAGTGCGTATCAGTATCACGTCTGCTGGCATGTGGTGGGCGATCTTCACTATCATTCCGCTGCTGGCGCTGCGCCGACGCGATCCGATCAAGCGTATTCCGCCGGGCGAGCATTATGTGACCATCGGTTTCAAACAGTTGTGGGAGACGCTCAGAAAGGCGCGCAATTACCCGCAAACGCTGTTGTTTCTTGGCGCGTATCTGCTCTACAACGACGGCATCCAGACGGTCATTGCGCTGGCGTCGCAGTTTGGCGCCGAGGAGTTGAAACTGGAGCAGTCAACGCTCATTTCCGCCATCTTAATGGTGCAGTTTGTCGCTTTCGTTGGCGCTCTCGCGTTTGGGCGCATTGCCGGGTGGCTTGGCGCAACTCGCGCCATCCTGGTCAGCCTGGTGATCTGGACATCGGTCATCATTGCGGCATACGGCTGGGTGCAACCAGGCAATCCAACGCAGTTCTACCTTCTGGCAGCGGCGATAGCGATTGTGATGGGCGGGAGTCAGGCGATCAGTCGCTCGCTCTTCTCGCAGATGATTCCACCAGGTCAGGAATCGGAGTATTTCAGTCTGTATGAAGTCAGCGAACGCGGAACCAGCTGGCTCGGTCCGCTGGTGTTTGGTCTGGCATTGCAGTTTACCGGCAGTTATCGGGTAGCGATCCTGCTGCTGATGGTCTTCTTCATCGCCGGCATCGCGCTGTTGCTGCGGGTCGATGCACGCCGCGCCATTCTGGAAGCGGGGAACGTGCCGCCTGCGAAGGTATGA
- a CDS encoding electron transfer flavoprotein subunit alpha/FixB family protein codes for MANEIWVFIERSAQGDVAGVSKELLGKARELADANGMKVGALILGAGVGDIPSVAFSYGADTAYVVDDSALAQYTTDGYVGAAAALAKKYQPALILTGASFQMRDFSAALAAELDTGVAADSTNVSIENGVVSAVRSSHGGNVINTLTFTPGKTAVVSVRKQSFPEPKADPARSGAVVTEAMPAVPMRAKVVSVAPKQGAVNLSDAAIIVSGGRGLGSPENYYKLIPPLAEAVGGAYGASRAVVDAGWVPYEHQVGQTGKTVSPKLYMAIGISGAIQHLAGMRSSRTIVAINKDPDAPIFRVATYGVVGDANEIVPLLTEEIKKRTGK; via the coding sequence ATGGCAAACGAGATCTGGGTCTTCATTGAGCGAAGCGCGCAAGGCGACGTCGCCGGGGTGTCGAAAGAACTGCTCGGCAAGGCGCGCGAACTGGCTGATGCGAATGGCATGAAGGTCGGCGCACTGATCCTGGGCGCGGGCGTTGGCGATATCCCTTCAGTCGCTTTCAGTTATGGCGCCGATACGGCGTATGTGGTCGATGACAGCGCCCTGGCGCAGTATACGACCGATGGGTATGTTGGCGCTGCCGCAGCGCTGGCAAAGAAGTACCAGCCTGCCCTGATCCTCACCGGGGCGAGTTTCCAGATGCGCGATTTTAGCGCCGCGCTGGCAGCGGAACTCGATACCGGCGTCGCCGCCGACTCGACGAACGTCTCGATCGAGAATGGCGTGGTGAGCGCCGTTCGCAGCTCGCACGGCGGCAATGTGATCAATACGCTGACGTTCACCCCCGGCAAGACGGCGGTCGTTTCGGTGCGCAAGCAAAGCTTCCCCGAACCCAAGGCGGATCCGGCGCGTTCCGGCGCCGTGGTGACCGAAGCAATGCCAGCAGTGCCAATGCGGGCGAAGGTTGTCAGTGTTGCACCGAAACAGGGTGCCGTCAATCTCTCGGACGCTGCGATCATTGTGTCAGGCGGGCGTGGTCTGGGATCGCCTGAGAACTACTACAAACTGATACCCCCGCTTGCTGAAGCGGTCGGCGGCGCCTACGGCGCATCACGCGCAGTGGTCGATGCCGGTTGGGTGCCGTATGAGCATCAGGTTGGTCAGACGGGCAAGACGGTCAGCCCGAAACTGTATATGGCGATCGGCATTTCGGGCGCGATCCAGCACCTGGCGGGCATGCGCTCCTCGCGGACGATCGTCGCTATCAACAAGGATCCGGATGCACCGATCTTCCGTGTCGCCACGTATGGGGTCGTCGGCGATGCGAATGAGATCGTGCCGCTGCTGACCGAAGAGATCAAGAAGCGCACCGGGAAGTAA
- a CDS encoding electron transfer flavoprotein subunit beta/FixA family protein codes for MHIVVCMKQVPRDNSVKINADLTINADGIEQIMNLFDEYAVEEALQWNEKLGGKVTVLSIGPEDWKEQIRRALAMGATDSLLLSDPAFTRLDTSGAARVAAAAIRKLGDVDLVVCGRNSTDDETGAFAPALARLLGWAQLTYVGKIATLESGKIVAERHLEDVVETVEASLPAVVTVVKGINEPRYPSLLRIRKVAKVEIPTWSAADLGLSAADLTPALNLVNRVPPPPRPKGEMIEGASAAEKVAKLVDKLMEAQVI; via the coding sequence ATGCACATCGTTGTCTGTATGAAACAGGTTCCGCGCGACAACTCGGTCAAGATCAACGCCGATCTGACGATCAATGCCGATGGGATCGAGCAGATTATGAATCTCTTCGACGAATACGCCGTCGAAGAGGCGCTGCAATGGAACGAGAAACTGGGCGGCAAAGTCACTGTGCTCTCTATTGGTCCGGAAGACTGGAAGGAACAGATCCGCCGTGCGCTGGCAATGGGCGCAACCGACTCGTTGCTGTTGAGTGACCCGGCATTTACCAGGCTGGACACGTCTGGCGCGGCACGGGTGGCCGCCGCCGCCATCAGGAAACTCGGCGATGTCGATCTCGTGGTGTGTGGGCGCAACTCCACCGATGATGAAACCGGCGCCTTCGCGCCAGCGCTGGCGCGGTTGCTCGGTTGGGCGCAACTGACCTATGTCGGCAAGATTGCAACGCTGGAGAGCGGCAAAATCGTCGCTGAACGCCACCTTGAAGACGTAGTCGAGACAGTCGAGGCCAGCCTTCCGGCAGTTGTGACCGTCGTCAAAGGGATCAACGAGCCACGTTACCCCTCTCTGCTGCGCATTCGCAAGGTCGCCAAAGTCGAGATTCCCACCTGGTCGGCAGCGGATCTCGGTCTCAGCGCCGCCGATCTGACCCCTGCCCTGAACCTGGTGAACCGCGTGCCGCCGCCGCCACGCCCGAAGGGAGAGATGATCGAGGGCGCGAGCGCTGCCGAGAAAGTTGCCAAACTCGTCGATAAGTTGATGGAAGCGCAGGTTATCTGA
- a CDS encoding SpoIIE family protein phosphatase — protein sequence MNIAWGACNRAKQGQSISGDSWMVTPLNGNGLLAAVIDGLGGGEEAARAARAAEAIFRERAERPLQELIRLSHEALHTTRGAVAGLLRLDPVHSSATYVGVGNIGIYVYSRKPIKPISKNGILGYRLPTLLELTYTYDPGDLFVLYSDGVSSQFTQDLHLDIRQPPQTLAERIVQTYGKQSDDATVVVVQT from the coding sequence ATGAATATCGCGTGGGGCGCCTGCAATCGCGCCAAGCAGGGGCAGTCGATCTCCGGCGACTCCTGGATGGTGACGCCGCTGAACGGCAACGGCCTGCTGGCAGCAGTGATCGACGGACTGGGTGGCGGCGAGGAAGCCGCCCGTGCTGCGCGCGCAGCAGAGGCGATCTTTCGGGAACGCGCGGAGCGACCGCTCCAGGAACTGATCCGGCTTTCGCACGAGGCGCTGCACACCACCCGTGGAGCAGTCGCCGGACTGCTCCGGCTCGATCCGGTGCACAGCAGCGCCACATATGTAGGTGTCGGTAACATTGGAATCTATGTCTACAGTCGCAAGCCTATCAAACCGATCTCGAAGAATGGCATCCTGGGATACCGGCTGCCGACATTGCTCGAACTGACCTATACATATGATCCCGGAGATCTCTTCGTGCTGTACAGTGACGGGGTATCATCACAATTCACACAAGACCTGCACCTGGATATTCGCCAACCGCCGCAGACACTGGCGGAGCGGATTGTGCAAACCTATGGCAAACAGTCCGATGATGCCACTGTTGTCGTCGTTCAAACCTAG
- a CDS encoding acyl-CoA dehydrogenase family protein, protein MDFTANYDMFLTEEHQMLRRTVRDFAEKEVAPHIREWDRSGAVMDGPETRPHIRQVLKRMGELGLLGICLPTRLGGAGMDYLALAVVCEELERVDSFLRVVMSVHTGLNSLTLFQWGTEEQQQKYLIPQAKGEKIAAYCLTEPNSGTDAGAMLATARRDGDYYILNGEKTWISLADIADNFLVFAKTDPSKGNRGISCFIVERTMPGFSSHPIHGKLGVRAGNTGSVILEDVRVPVANRVGEEGEGFKIAMAALDNGRYTVAAGATGLIQASLEASIRYAKERHTFGVPIAEHQLVKRMISHMVRKLDTSRLLVYRAGWMKNQGRRNTRETTLAKWHATVSSFEAADDAIQIHGAYGYSDEYPIERYLRNARGAIIYEGTRELQELLQADFALGVRENRPLRRELPAYDPDEWA, encoded by the coding sequence ATGGATTTCACAGCAAACTACGATATGTTCCTGACCGAGGAACATCAAATGCTGCGCCGCACGGTGCGCGACTTCGCCGAAAAGGAAGTTGCGCCGCACATCCGCGAGTGGGACCGCAGTGGCGCGGTCATGGACGGACCGGAAACGCGCCCGCATATCCGGCAGGTGCTAAAACGCATGGGTGAGTTGGGACTGCTCGGCATCTGCCTGCCGACACGTCTCGGCGGCGCCGGCATGGACTATCTGGCGCTGGCAGTCGTGTGTGAAGAACTGGAGCGCGTCGATAGTTTCCTGCGCGTGGTGATGAGCGTTCACACCGGACTGAATTCGTTGACCCTGTTTCAGTGGGGAACGGAAGAGCAGCAACAGAAATATCTGATTCCGCAGGCGAAGGGTGAGAAGATCGCCGCTTACTGCCTGACCGAACCTAACAGCGGCACCGATGCCGGCGCAATGCTCGCCACTGCGCGACGCGACGGCGACTATTACATCCTGAACGGCGAAAAAACCTGGATCAGCCTGGCTGACATCGCCGACAACTTTCTGGTCTTTGCCAAAACCGATCCATCGAAAGGAAACCGTGGCATCTCGTGCTTTATTGTCGAGCGCACCATGCCGGGCTTCAGCAGCCATCCGATCCACGGCAAACTTGGCGTGCGCGCTGGCAATACCGGATCCGTCATTCTGGAAGATGTGCGGGTGCCGGTCGCCAATCGGGTCGGCGAAGAGGGTGAGGGGTTCAAGATCGCGATGGCTGCACTCGACAACGGCCGCTACACCGTCGCGGCAGGAGCAACCGGGCTGATCCAGGCGAGTCTGGAAGCCAGCATCCGCTATGCGAAAGAACGGCACACCTTCGGCGTTCCGATTGCCGAACATCAGCTGGTGAAACGCATGATCAGCCATATGGTGCGCAAACTCGATACCAGTCGTCTGCTGGTCTATCGCGCCGGATGGATGAAAAATCAGGGACGCCGCAACACCCGTGAAACGACCCTTGCCAAATGGCACGCCACGGTTAGCAGTTTCGAGGCGGCTGACGATGCCATTCAGATCCATGGCGCCTATGGCTACAGCGACGAATATCCGATCGAACGGTATCTTCGCAATGCGCGCGGCGCCATTATTTACGAAGGCACCCGCGAACTGCAAGAGTTGCTTCAGGCGGATTTTGCGCTTGGCGTGCGCGAGAATCGACCGCTGCGCCGCGAGTTGCCAGCATACGACCCGGATGAATGGGCATGA